A genomic stretch from Cellulomonas sp. KRMCY2 includes:
- a CDS encoding LacI family DNA-binding transcriptional regulator, which yields MTARRVTLPQVADRAGVSLGSASRALNGNGASPAMVARVRAAAEELGYQPDATGRSLRLRRTFQIAFAVADIGNPVYVEMLTAIQEVVADHGYRLLVATTGSTTDSTIALVKGLSTGLVDGLVISPLRVNDALVDALRNAAMPVVVIGRSLDGESFDSVSTDSARGIGQAVAHVLQLGRRRIGFLNGPLDTTPGDARQRGFDTAVRREDFAADVVDAHVAQDFTVAAGLAGARELLGRHLTDGTPLDAIVAANDLLAIGAIKAARELGLRVPQDVAITGMDDTEIGRVFQPSLSSVSLRSSERGRAAAELLLGRLEEPGRPSRRAFVEPTLMARESTLEPEGVTA from the coding sequence GTGACCGCACGTCGAGTGACGCTGCCGCAGGTGGCCGACCGGGCCGGCGTCTCCCTCGGCTCGGCGTCCCGTGCGCTGAACGGCAACGGTGCGAGCCCCGCGATGGTCGCGCGGGTGCGGGCTGCGGCCGAGGAGCTCGGCTACCAGCCGGACGCGACCGGTCGGTCCCTCCGGCTGCGCCGCACGTTCCAGATCGCCTTCGCGGTCGCCGACATCGGCAACCCGGTCTACGTCGAGATGCTGACCGCGATCCAGGAGGTCGTCGCCGACCATGGGTACCGGCTGCTCGTCGCCACCACCGGCAGCACGACGGACTCGACGATCGCCCTGGTCAAGGGGCTGTCGACCGGCCTCGTCGATGGTCTGGTGATCAGCCCGCTCCGCGTGAACGACGCGCTGGTCGACGCGCTCCGGAACGCCGCGATGCCGGTGGTGGTGATCGGGCGCTCCCTGGACGGCGAGAGCTTCGACTCGGTCTCGACCGACTCGGCCCGCGGCATCGGTCAGGCTGTCGCGCATGTGCTGCAGCTGGGCCGCCGCCGCATCGGGTTCCTCAACGGCCCGCTCGACACGACTCCCGGTGACGCCCGCCAGCGCGGGTTCGACACCGCGGTCCGCCGTGAGGACTTCGCGGCGGACGTCGTCGACGCCCATGTGGCGCAGGACTTCACGGTCGCTGCAGGCCTGGCCGGCGCTCGCGAGCTGCTGGGCCGCCATCTGACGGACGGCACGCCGCTCGACGCGATCGTCGCGGCCAACGACCTGCTTGCCATCGGTGCGATCAAGGCCGCCCGTGAGCTCGGCCTGCGCGTCCCGCAGGACGTGGCGATCACCGGGATGGACGACACCGAGATCGGTCGGGTGTTCCAGCCGAGCCTGAGCAGTGTGTCGCTGCGGTCGAGCGAACGCGGCCGTGCGGCGGCCGAGCTGCTCCTCGGTCGCCTCGAGGAGCCCGGTCGCCCGTCGCGCCGGGCGTTCGTCGAACCGACCCTGATGGCCCGGGAGTCGACCCTCGAACCCGAGGGGGTCACGGCGTGA
- a CDS encoding ABC transporter substrate-binding protein, whose translation MHKHGASIAASLTVGVLLLSACGGAGDDDGTPTDQETEQVAEATEPITLTFQSLSDQPAAIEATESVVAAWNEANPAIQVEIVPAGWDGIYDKLITQFNGGAAPDIIHYEAASIVPFAVDGYLADLSEYMSPDFVADVPEGIMESVTVNDEVIAYPTELQSYMVFANKTLLDQAGVEIPSGETMSWDELREIAKSSTAGDVYGLGWGLKSPTAAFMTMAPAFGGTFFEGTGADAELAIGEGELAIPELVQAMNTEDGSILPVTLTQSGSEVLASFYAGAIAMTIQGSYQAANIATDAPEGFDWIVLPPLEGPDGAGQAANPQTLSVNIDSEHVAESAEFLNFFTEAENLAALNEADALIPASSSAQDLMAENLAGQPGWDVVLSSGQYMTDAPYLFVDAYAQWKDTVATPAFQRFLAGEIDADGLAGALQDGWDEITG comes from the coding sequence ATGCACAAGCATGGCGCTTCCATCGCGGCAAGCCTCACGGTCGGCGTTCTCCTCCTCTCCGCCTGCGGCGGGGCAGGGGACGACGACGGCACCCCGACCGATCAGGAGACCGAGCAGGTCGCGGAGGCGACCGAGCCGATCACCCTGACCTTCCAGTCCCTCTCCGACCAGCCCGCGGCCATCGAGGCGACCGAGTCCGTCGTCGCGGCCTGGAACGAGGCCAACCCCGCGATCCAGGTCGAGATCGTGCCCGCCGGCTGGGACGGCATCTACGACAAGCTGATCACGCAGTTCAACGGTGGCGCAGCGCCGGACATCATCCACTACGAGGCCGCGAGCATCGTGCCGTTCGCCGTGGACGGGTACCTCGCGGACCTCTCGGAGTACATGTCGCCGGACTTCGTCGCCGACGTGCCCGAGGGGATCATGGAGTCGGTGACCGTCAACGACGAGGTCATCGCCTACCCGACCGAGCTGCAGTCCTACATGGTCTTCGCCAACAAGACCCTGCTCGACCAGGCAGGGGTCGAGATCCCCAGTGGCGAGACGATGTCCTGGGACGAGCTGCGGGAGATCGCCAAGTCGAGCACCGCCGGCGACGTCTACGGGCTGGGGTGGGGTCTGAAGAGCCCGACCGCCGCCTTCATGACGATGGCGCCGGCCTTCGGAGGCACGTTCTTCGAGGGCACCGGGGCCGACGCCGAGCTGGCCATCGGCGAGGGTGAGCTCGCGATCCCCGAGCTGGTCCAGGCGATGAACACCGAGGACGGCTCGATCCTGCCGGTGACCCTGACCCAGTCGGGCTCGGAGGTCCTGGCCTCGTTCTACGCCGGGGCGATCGCGATGACGATCCAGGGCTCCTACCAGGCTGCGAACATCGCCACGGACGCACCTGAGGGCTTCGACTGGATCGTGCTGCCCCCGCTCGAGGGCCCCGACGGTGCCGGTCAGGCCGCCAACCCGCAGACCCTCTCCGTCAACATCGACTCCGAGCACGTGGCGGAGTCGGCCGAGTTCCTGAACTTCTTCACCGAGGCGGAGAACCTCGCCGCCCTGAACGAGGCCGACGCCCTGATCCCGGCGTCGAGCTCCGCCCAGGACCTCATGGCCGAGAACCTCGCGGGTCAGCCCGGCTGGGACGTGGTGCTGTCGTCCGGCCAGTACATGACCGATGCGCCGTACCTCTTCGTCGACGCCTACGCCCAGTGGAAGGACACGGTCGCGACGCCCGCGTTCCAGCGGTTCCTCGCCGGCGAGATCGACGCCGACGGGCTGGCGGGCGCGCTGCAGGACGGCTGGGACGAGATCACCGGCTGA
- a CDS encoding ADP-ribosylglycohydrolase family protein yields the protein MRLTWAQPEDLIAHELVQSAAEGTDVADVAARWAAAGGDLRPAAGGAGAAPATPALRALARELLTELQGRAAPESPTEPDDWSAISALLPPAPRIPAPDASMLEARLRGAWTGRAAGCLLGKPVEKIPRRGIEEILRATDRWPLDGYFTAVGLPDDVAARWPWNRRSAPTSLVENIDGMPEDDDLNFAILALDLIEGRGVDFSTDDVATAWLDNLPAGRVFTAERAAYRNILDARPVPETATHLNPFREWIGALIRADVHGWVMPGDVRGAAHLAWKDARLSHTRNGLYGAMWAAALCSAALVCTDVDEVLDAAQTVLPPDSRLAAAVRRGREVAAQPQDVADGLDTLHAEYGHLHWVHVINNAAVIAYALARGGGRFGPSVSVAVTAGWDTDSAGATVGSVVGGLLGAEAIGQRWTAPLDGRIATSLPGPAWRPIDDLASRTLRLARGVAR from the coding sequence GTGAGACTCACCTGGGCGCAGCCCGAAGACCTCATCGCCCACGAGCTGGTCCAGTCTGCCGCCGAGGGCACCGACGTCGCCGACGTCGCGGCCCGGTGGGCGGCCGCCGGCGGGGACCTCCGGCCCGCGGCCGGTGGTGCCGGTGCGGCGCCCGCGACACCGGCGCTGCGGGCGCTGGCCCGCGAGCTCCTGACCGAGCTGCAGGGCCGGGCGGCGCCCGAGTCGCCCACCGAGCCCGACGACTGGTCGGCGATCTCCGCCCTCCTGCCGCCGGCACCCCGGATCCCGGCACCGGACGCATCGATGCTCGAGGCGCGGTTGCGTGGCGCGTGGACGGGGCGTGCGGCCGGTTGCCTGCTCGGCAAGCCGGTGGAGAAGATTCCCCGCAGGGGCATCGAGGAGATCCTGCGCGCGACCGACCGCTGGCCCCTCGACGGCTACTTCACGGCCGTCGGGCTGCCCGACGACGTCGCGGCGCGCTGGCCGTGGAACCGGCGCAGCGCACCGACGTCGCTGGTCGAGAACATCGACGGGATGCCCGAGGACGACGACCTCAACTTCGCGATCCTCGCGCTCGACCTGATCGAGGGCCGAGGGGTGGACTTCAGCACGGACGACGTCGCGACGGCCTGGCTCGACAACCTGCCCGCCGGCCGGGTCTTCACAGCCGAGCGGGCCGCCTACCGGAACATCCTCGACGCGCGGCCGGTCCCCGAGACCGCGACCCACCTCAACCCGTTCCGGGAGTGGATCGGCGCGCTGATCCGGGCGGACGTCCACGGCTGGGTCATGCCGGGCGATGTGCGCGGCGCCGCGCACCTGGCATGGAAGGACGCCCGACTCAGCCACACCCGCAACGGTCTGTACGGCGCGATGTGGGCGGCGGCCCTGTGCTCGGCCGCGCTGGTGTGCACGGACGTGGACGAGGTCCTGGATGCCGCGCAGACCGTGCTGCCGCCCGACAGCCGCCTCGCGGCGGCCGTCCGTCGCGGCAGGGAGGTCGCTGCGCAGCCCCAGGACGTCGCCGACGGCCTCGACACCCTGCACGCCGAGTACGGGCACCTGCACTGGGTGCACGTGATCAACAACGCCGCCGTCATCGCCTATGCGCTGGCCAGGGGCGGCGGCCGGTTCGGGCCGAGCGTGTCGGTCGCCGTGACCGCCGGGTGGGACACGGACTCCGCGGGGGCGACCGTCGGTTCGGTGGTGGGCGGGCTCCTCGGCGCCGAGGCCATCGGTCAGCGATGGACCGCGCCGCTGGACGGCCGGATCGCCACGTCCCTGCCCGGACCCGCCTGGCGCCCGATCGACGACCTGGCCTCGCGGACGCTCCGCCTGGCGCGCGGGGTGGCCCGATGA
- a CDS encoding ADP-ribosylglycohydrolase family protein has product MDWLQDRSVAVITGAAVGDALGGATEGWTPEQIEERHGGRVRGIVGPYHPDWRDARPIAPYHKGDGHITDDTLMTQALVDVYASRREHLDAYAVADDLVPLMIGEPRWIPELEADALLLQRVFLAEKWLVARLHYGHVDPREAGAGNIVNCGAAMYMAPVGLVNAGDHRAAYAEAIDIAGAHQSSYGREAAGVFAAAVAAAVTPGATVPAVLAAVLEVAHDGTADAIGAVVDALAGWSAAPATDEQERELARVVRAAVAPYDSVGPDYRAMSRDARRPSRTKSIEELPAALGLLIGHRGDFRGAVLAAVNYGRDADSIAVMAGALAAGLGGSAVVPADWLDAIETASRMDIRATGRLMGQAAQEILEGDRRFARQRLESLAGVLDPQGRVVG; this is encoded by the coding sequence GTGGACTGGTTGCAGGACAGGTCAGTTGCTGTGATCACCGGGGCGGCAGTCGGCGACGCCCTCGGCGGAGCCACCGAGGGCTGGACACCGGAACAGATCGAGGAGCGTCACGGCGGGCGGGTCCGGGGCATCGTCGGCCCGTACCACCCCGACTGGCGTGACGCCCGGCCGATCGCGCCGTACCACAAGGGCGACGGGCACATCACGGACGACACCCTCATGACGCAGGCGCTGGTGGACGTCTACGCCAGCCGTCGCGAGCACCTCGACGCCTACGCCGTGGCGGACGATCTGGTCCCTCTCATGATCGGCGAGCCGCGGTGGATCCCAGAGCTCGAGGCCGATGCCCTGCTGCTCCAGCGCGTGTTCCTCGCCGAGAAGTGGCTCGTGGCGCGCCTGCACTACGGTCACGTCGACCCGCGCGAGGCCGGCGCCGGCAACATCGTCAACTGCGGTGCCGCCATGTACATGGCGCCTGTCGGGCTGGTCAACGCCGGCGACCACCGGGCCGCCTATGCCGAGGCCATCGACATCGCCGGAGCCCATCAGTCGAGCTACGGGCGGGAGGCCGCGGGGGTGTTCGCCGCCGCTGTCGCCGCCGCGGTCACCCCGGGTGCCACGGTGCCGGCCGTCCTGGCGGCCGTCCTCGAGGTCGCCCACGACGGCACGGCGGACGCCATCGGTGCCGTGGTCGACGCCCTGGCGGGGTGGTCCGCGGCCCCGGCGACCGATGAGCAGGAGCGCGAGCTGGCTCGGGTCGTCCGTGCGGCGGTGGCCCCGTACGACTCCGTGGGACCGGACTACCGGGCCATGTCGCGCGACGCCCGTCGCCCGTCCCGGACGAAGTCGATCGAGGAGCTCCCGGCTGCGCTCGGCCTCCTCATCGGACACCGCGGCGACTTCCGTGGCGCGGTCCTGGCCGCCGTCAACTACGGACGGGACGCCGACTCGATCGCGGTCATGGCGGGTGCGTTGGCCGCCGGGCTCGGCGGGAGCGCCGTGGTGCCGGCGGACTGGCTCGACGCGATCGAGACCGCCAGCAGGATGGACATCCGGGCCACCGGCCGACTGATGGGTCAGGCCGCGCAGGAGATTCTCGAAGGGGACCGCCGGTTCGCCCGGCAGCGGCTCGAGTCGCTGGCCGGCGTCCTTGACCCGCAGGGCAGGGTGGTGGGGTGA
- a CDS encoding cation-transporting P-type ATPase, protein MTVDGDQGRPRPSGALDARTVDHTARAGLSTDEARARLVAVGPNELPRPYRPSAARRFAAQLVHAFALLLWAAAALGWLAGLPQLSVAVVAVILANAAFSFAQGRRADRAAELLNFLLPTWVSVRRDGVPRRLDAVEVVVGDVLVLEAGDRVPADARIVVAGALLVDTSTLTGESLPTSVEAGGIVFAGTFVVEGTADAVVTATGSRTRLAGIARSTSLVTDHPTPLTRELHRVVRGIGLIAVAVGIAFFVLSAALGQPVARGFELALGVTVALVPEALLPTVTLALAWGAEQMAHRNVLVRSLDAVETLGSTTFVCTDKTGTLTRNEMTVVEAWTPVGSAHISTPGYDPRADLVLPQVARAALERLAQSGARCSRGYAELHEGSWRAHGDPMEAAIDTFARRLDLDTDGPRARAFADVAFAFDPHRRRMSVVADGEVIAKGAPDTVLPLCTGGAAERAAVAAAAAELSARGLRVLAVAGRSAGGVPPTVAAQAEQGLTVYGLLGLQDPPREDVAAALDACRRAGVAVAMITGDHPATAAAVATQVGLRQADDPVLVGADLPADDAALGALLDHDGVVVARVSPEDKLRIARALRARGHVVAMTGDGVNDGPALREADIGIAMGASGTDVAREAADLVLLDDHFASVVAGIELGRATFVNIRRFLTYHLSDNVAELAPFAVWGLSGGNIPLALGVLQILALDLGTDTLSAVALGAEPPAKHLLERPPVSGRLLDRGVLRRAFGLLGPTEAIVSMLAFFATFLAAGWRPGEAFPGGVTLATASGSAFIAVVIGQAANGFACRSATQVPAALGWTTNRLLIPASAAGFTFSLVVLLVPAFAAVLGQRPPGVVGWLVAGFAGVAVLGVDAADKAWRRRRRSRGPVRPAPGRA, encoded by the coding sequence ATGACGGTCGATGGGGACCAGGGGCGACCTCGGCCCTCCGGTGCGCTCGACGCGCGGACCGTGGACCACACCGCTCGCGCCGGCCTGAGCACCGACGAGGCGCGGGCGCGTCTGGTCGCGGTCGGTCCCAACGAGCTGCCTCGCCCGTACCGGCCGTCAGCGGCGCGCCGGTTCGCCGCCCAGCTCGTGCACGCCTTCGCGCTGCTGCTCTGGGCCGCGGCCGCCCTGGGGTGGCTCGCCGGCCTGCCGCAGCTGTCGGTCGCGGTCGTCGCCGTGATCCTGGCCAACGCGGCGTTCTCGTTCGCCCAGGGCCGGCGGGCCGACCGTGCCGCGGAGCTGCTGAACTTCCTGCTGCCCACCTGGGTGTCCGTCCGCCGCGACGGCGTGCCTCGCCGGCTCGACGCGGTCGAGGTCGTCGTCGGGGACGTGCTCGTCCTCGAGGCGGGCGACCGGGTACCGGCGGACGCCCGGATCGTCGTCGCGGGCGCGTTGCTGGTCGACACCTCGACCCTCACCGGGGAGAGCCTGCCCACGTCGGTCGAGGCCGGCGGGATCGTGTTCGCCGGCACGTTCGTCGTCGAGGGGACGGCGGACGCCGTGGTGACCGCGACCGGGTCGCGCACCCGGCTGGCCGGTATCGCCCGCTCGACCAGCCTGGTCACCGACCATCCGACGCCGCTGACCCGTGAGCTGCATCGCGTCGTCCGCGGGATCGGCCTGATCGCGGTGGCCGTCGGGATCGCGTTCTTCGTCCTGTCCGCCGCCCTCGGGCAGCCGGTCGCCCGGGGGTTCGAGCTCGCACTCGGCGTCACCGTCGCCCTGGTCCCCGAGGCCCTGCTGCCCACCGTCACCCTCGCGCTGGCGTGGGGCGCGGAGCAGATGGCGCACCGCAACGTCCTGGTCCGCTCGCTCGATGCGGTCGAGACCCTCGGCAGCACGACGTTCGTCTGCACCGACAAGACGGGCACGCTGACCCGCAACGAGATGACGGTGGTCGAGGCCTGGACACCGGTGGGTTCCGCGCACATCAGCACCCCGGGCTACGACCCGCGGGCTGACCTGGTGCTGCCCCAGGTCGCCCGCGCCGCGCTCGAGCGGCTGGCCCAGTCCGGTGCGCGGTGCTCGCGGGGATACGCCGAGCTGCACGAGGGCTCCTGGCGCGCCCACGGCGACCCGATGGAGGCCGCGATCGACACGTTCGCGCGTCGGCTCGACCTGGACACCGACGGCCCACGGGCGCGCGCGTTCGCCGACGTCGCCTTCGCCTTCGATCCGCACCGGAGACGGATGTCGGTCGTCGCCGACGGAGAGGTCATCGCCAAGGGTGCCCCCGACACGGTGCTGCCGCTGTGCACCGGGGGTGCGGCCGAGCGCGCGGCGGTCGCGGCGGCAGCGGCCGAGCTCAGCGCCCGTGGACTGCGGGTGCTCGCCGTCGCGGGCCGGTCGGCCGGAGGAGTGCCGCCGACGGTCGCCGCCCAGGCCGAGCAGGGGCTCACCGTCTACGGGCTCCTGGGACTGCAGGACCCGCCACGCGAGGACGTCGCCGCCGCGCTCGACGCGTGCCGCCGGGCGGGGGTCGCCGTGGCGATGATCACCGGGGACCACCCCGCCACCGCAGCGGCCGTCGCGACCCAGGTCGGCCTCCGGCAGGCGGACGACCCGGTGCTCGTCGGTGCCGACCTGCCGGCCGACGACGCGGCGCTCGGCGCACTGCTCGACCACGACGGCGTCGTCGTGGCCCGGGTGTCACCGGAGGACAAGCTGCGGATCGCCCGCGCGCTGCGCGCCAGGGGGCACGTCGTGGCGATGACCGGTGACGGGGTCAACGACGGGCCGGCGCTGCGGGAGGCGGACATCGGGATCGCGATGGGCGCCTCGGGGACGGACGTCGCACGCGAGGCGGCCGACCTCGTGCTGCTCGACGACCACTTCGCCTCGGTCGTCGCCGGGATCGAGCTGGGCCGGGCGACCTTCGTCAACATCCGGCGGTTCCTCACCTACCACCTCAGCGACAACGTCGCCGAGCTCGCCCCGTTCGCCGTCTGGGGGCTCTCGGGCGGCAACATCCCGCTGGCCCTCGGCGTGCTGCAGATCCTCGCGCTCGACCTCGGCACGGACACGCTGTCCGCCGTCGCGCTGGGGGCCGAGCCCCCGGCGAAGCACCTGCTCGAACGACCGCCGGTCAGCGGTCGGCTGCTCGACCGCGGCGTCCTGCGTCGCGCCTTCGGGCTGCTCGGACCGACCGAGGCGATCGTCTCGATGCTGGCCTTCTTCGCGACGTTCCTCGCCGCGGGCTGGCGACCCGGCGAGGCATTTCCCGGTGGCGTGACCCTGGCGACCGCCTCCGGGTCGGCATTCATCGCCGTGGTCATCGGGCAGGCGGCGAACGGCTTCGCATGCCGCAGCGCCACCCAGGTGCCGGCCGCACTGGGTTGGACGACGAACCGGCTGCTCATCCCTGCGTCGGCGGCGGGGTTCACGTTCTCGCTCGTCGTGCTGCTCGTCCCGGCGTTCGCCGCGGTCCTCGGCCAGCGCCCGCCGGGGGTGGTGGGCTGGCTCGTCGCCGGGTTCGCCGGGGTCGCGGTGCTCGGCGTCGACGCAGCCGACAAGGCCTGGCGTCGGCGCCGCAGGTCACGAGGGCCGGTTCGGCCCGCACCCGGACGCGCCTGA
- a CDS encoding FAD-binding oxidoreductase yields MPFDTARPTLDVAGLRQLVTGPVLTPGDPGYDAARLVRYGDPDRRPAAVVQAQDTQDVRHAVAAARGAGLELAVRSGGHSAVGHGTTDGGLVVDLRGLTELSIDPGDRTAWVGAGVTAGAFTLAAGEHGLATGFGDTGSVGITGIVLGGGVGLLSRRHGLTIDSLLAAEVVTASGDLVLADADSDADLFWALRGGGGNLGVVTRLKLRLHDVRDFVGGILVLPATPDVLEGFVDLAGRAPRELTTIVNVMLCPPMPFVPAEAHGRPVVLAMIAWAGDVDEGQRVIGELRALAEPLADLVGPSPYAAMFADEGHGADGPAPTAVSQTMFVDSIDAATAEQAVSWVAGSSGPSRVVQVRVLGGAVGDVPSDATAYAHRDAPIMVNVATLYGAAAQREPAWLEITRMRGVLDQGRPGVYVNFLGDEGPDRVREAYPGRTWDRLVEIKRRYDPENVFRLNQNIPPT; encoded by the coding sequence ATGCCGTTCGACACAGCACGCCCGACGCTCGACGTCGCAGGCCTCCGGCAGCTCGTCACGGGACCTGTCCTCACCCCGGGCGACCCCGGGTACGACGCCGCCCGGCTCGTCCGCTACGGCGACCCCGACCGGCGACCGGCCGCCGTCGTCCAGGCGCAGGACACCCAGGACGTACGGCACGCCGTCGCCGCCGCCCGGGGTGCGGGGCTCGAGCTGGCCGTCCGGTCCGGCGGCCACAGCGCCGTGGGCCACGGGACGACGGACGGCGGGCTCGTCGTGGACCTCCGAGGGCTCACGGAGCTGTCGATCGACCCGGGCGACCGCACCGCGTGGGTCGGCGCCGGTGTCACAGCCGGGGCGTTCACCCTCGCGGCGGGCGAGCACGGCCTCGCGACCGGCTTCGGCGACACGGGCTCGGTCGGCATCACCGGCATCGTCCTGGGTGGCGGCGTCGGACTCCTCTCCCGCAGGCACGGTCTGACGATCGACTCGCTGCTCGCCGCCGAGGTCGTGACCGCCTCGGGCGACCTGGTGCTGGCCGATGCGGACTCCGACGCCGACCTCTTCTGGGCCCTGCGCGGCGGGGGTGGGAACCTCGGGGTGGTGACGCGGCTCAAGCTCCGGCTGCACGACGTCCGGGACTTCGTCGGTGGGATCCTCGTGCTGCCGGCCACGCCCGACGTGCTCGAAGGCTTCGTCGACCTCGCCGGGCGCGCACCCCGTGAGCTGACCACCATCGTCAACGTGATGCTCTGCCCCCCGATGCCGTTCGTCCCTGCGGAGGCGCACGGGCGGCCCGTCGTGCTGGCGATGATCGCGTGGGCCGGTGACGTCGACGAGGGCCAGCGGGTCATCGGGGAGCTGCGCGCCCTCGCCGAGCCGTTGGCGGACCTCGTGGGCCCCTCGCCGTACGCGGCGATGTTCGCCGACGAGGGCCACGGTGCCGACGGGCCGGCGCCCACCGCCGTCTCGCAGACGATGTTCGTCGACTCGATCGACGCGGCGACCGCCGAGCAGGCCGTGAGCTGGGTGGCCGGCTCGTCCGGTCCGAGCCGGGTCGTGCAGGTCAGAGTGCTCGGCGGCGCGGTCGGAGACGTGCCGTCCGATGCGACCGCGTACGCGCACCGCGACGCACCGATCATGGTCAATGTCGCGACGCTGTACGGCGCGGCGGCGCAGCGCGAGCCGGCGTGGCTCGAGATCACGCGGATGCGTGGGGTCCTGGACCAGGGACGCCCAGGCGTGTACGTGAACTTCCTCGGCGACGAGGGTCCGGACCGCGTCCGGGAGGCCTACCCGGGACGTACCTGGGACCGGCTCGTCGAGATCAAGCGGCGGTACGACCCGGAGAACGTCTTCCGGCTCAACCAGAACATCCCGCCGACGTGA
- a CDS encoding carbohydrate ABC transporter permease, giving the protein MRAVVKPAQYLALFAYIVFLGFPLLWLISASVKSSGELNSLTVNLIPRSFRWENFTDALDRQGLVRSAANSIVVALISTGLVVLIALPAAYALARFRGLFRTVGTGWILVSQVFPVILIILPLFLILRTIGLTDSLVGLTLVHTTYTLPFALWMLQGYVAAIPNELEEAGAMDGAGRLRVLRDIVFPLLMPGIVATAMFAFVSSWNEFFFALVLLQSPDNYTLPITLKMFVGGEGKVALGPLAAGSVLAAIPSIVFFSIMQKKLTGGLLTGAVKG; this is encoded by the coding sequence ATGCGAGCCGTCGTCAAGCCTGCGCAGTACCTCGCACTGTTCGCCTACATCGTCTTCCTGGGGTTCCCGCTGCTGTGGCTCATCTCGGCCTCGGTGAAGTCCTCGGGAGAGCTGAACTCGCTCACGGTGAACCTCATCCCGCGGAGCTTCCGCTGGGAGAACTTCACCGACGCGCTGGACCGGCAGGGTCTGGTCCGGTCCGCCGCCAACTCCATCGTCGTGGCGCTCATCTCCACCGGCCTCGTGGTCCTGATCGCCCTGCCGGCGGCCTATGCCCTCGCGCGGTTCCGGGGGTTGTTCCGCACGGTCGGGACCGGCTGGATCCTGGTCAGCCAGGTGTTCCCGGTGATCCTGATCATCCTGCCGCTGTTCCTGATCCTGCGGACGATCGGCCTGACCGACAGCCTCGTCGGCCTGACCCTCGTGCACACCACCTACACGCTGCCGTTCGCGTTGTGGATGCTGCAGGGCTACGTCGCCGCGATCCCCAACGAGCTCGAGGAGGCCGGCGCGATGGACGGTGCCGGCCGGCTGCGGGTCCTGCGCGACATCGTCTTCCCGCTCCTGATGCCGGGGATCGTCGCGACGGCGATGTTCGCCTTCGTCTCCTCCTGGAACGAGTTCTTCTTCGCCCTGGTCCTGCTGCAGTCCCCGGACAACTACACGCTCCCCATCACGCTCAAGATGTTCGTCGGCGGGGAGGGCAAGGTGGCCCTCGGTCCCCTTGCCGCGGGCTCCGTCCTCGCGGCGATCCCCAGCATCGTCTTCTTCTCGATCATGCAGAAGAAGCTCACCGGTGGCCTGCTCACCGGTGCTGTCAAAGGTTGA
- a CDS encoding carbohydrate ABC transporter permease — protein MTASGRTTRAPGRTSPVGSGSTPSNPGRRIGGIGRAKRREAIGLVVPSLLPVLMLSVAPLLVGVLLAFTDARLVRRPEYQLVGVDNFTRLLDNGFFWESFRIGMVWAVSVTGLQLLAGMGLALLLHSELRFQGLTRVLALIPWAMPPVVVAIMWRMIYSPNAGPLNAALGAVGLPDDINWLADFSTALPAVVLVGVWVGMPQTTVTLLAGLQQIPGELHEAASVDGANAVRRFTAVTLPSLRPIITSITSLNFIWNFNSFSLVYVLTEGGPGGKTMLPMLFTYLEAFKNRNLGYAAAMGVVLVVVVVLLLSAYLWSQFRAEKER, from the coding sequence GTGACGGCGTCCGGTCGCACCACCCGCGCGCCGGGTCGGACCTCCCCGGTGGGGTCCGGGAGCACCCCGAGCAACCCCGGGCGGCGGATCGGCGGGATCGGTCGCGCCAAGCGCCGTGAGGCGATCGGCCTCGTGGTCCCCTCGCTCCTGCCGGTGCTCATGCTCAGTGTCGCGCCGCTGCTCGTCGGCGTGCTGCTGGCGTTCACCGACGCACGTCTGGTCCGGCGACCGGAGTACCAGCTCGTCGGGGTGGACAACTTCACCAGGCTCCTGGACAACGGGTTCTTCTGGGAGTCCTTCCGCATCGGCATGGTGTGGGCGGTCTCGGTCACAGGTCTGCAGCTCCTCGCCGGCATGGGTCTGGCCCTCCTGCTCCACTCGGAGCTGCGGTTCCAGGGGCTCACCCGCGTCCTGGCCCTGATCCCGTGGGCGATGCCGCCGGTGGTCGTGGCGATCATGTGGCGGATGATCTACTCGCCCAACGCCGGACCCCTGAACGCCGCCCTCGGCGCCGTCGGCCTGCCGGACGACATCAACTGGCTGGCGGACTTCTCCACCGCTCTGCCTGCCGTCGTCCTCGTCGGCGTCTGGGTCGGCATGCCGCAGACGACGGTCACCCTCCTGGCCGGGCTGCAGCAGATCCCCGGAGAGCTGCACGAGGCGGCGTCGGTGGACGGCGCCAACGCGGTGCGGCGGTTCACCGCCGTGACGTTGCCCAGCCTGCGGCCGATCATCACGTCGATCACCTCGCTGAACTTCATCTGGAACTTCAACTCGTTCAGCCTCGTGTACGTGCTGACCGAGGGCGGGCCCGGGGGCAAGACCATGCTGCCGATGCTCTTCACCTACCTCGAGGCGTTCAAGAACCGGAACCTCGGGTACGCGGCCGCGATGGGTGTCGTGCTCGTCGTCGTCGTCGTCCTGCTCCTGTCGGCCTACCTCTGGTCGCAGTTCCGCGCCGAGAAGGAGCGCTGA